Proteins found in one Vagococcus carniphilus genomic segment:
- a CDS encoding type B 50S ribosomal protein L31 produces the protein MKQGIHPEYHPVVFMDSQTGFKFLSGSTKHSEETVEWEDGNTYPVIRVEITSDSHPFYTGRQKFTQADGRVDRFNKKYGLKDANAAE, from the coding sequence ATGAAACAAGGAATTCATCCAGAATATCATCCAGTAGTATTTATGGACTCACAAACGGGCTTTAAATTCTTATCTGGATCAACTAAACATTCAGAAGAAACTGTTGAATGGGAAGATGGTAATACATACCCAGTAATCCGTGTGGAAATCACATCAGATTCACATCCATTCTATACAGGACGTCAAAAATTCACTCAAGCAGACGGACGTGTGGATCGTTTCAACAAAAAATACGGTCTCAAAGACGCAAACGCTGCAGAATAA
- a CDS encoding acyltransferase, with product MEKRNISIDFIKIISMFMIIILHLSYKGGLISGAKMNSINYYSFYFILIICFIAVNLFAAVSGYLMIHSKWKLKNLISLWLTVIFYSYLILFIGKFILGFDINTALIVDSLFPMSRNIYWYFSAYVGLYLLIPLINLGIKGLTKQQMKVGLFIIFILGTISTIFKSNPFGLDLGYSALWLACMYFVGAYIRLHIDTHNLKVSSLIIKYLFSIFALFGAVLLTSYANVHFFTRARDVTWFIKYASPFVYVSSIYFFLLALKIPFKNPKINKLILFLSPLTFSVYLLHTHPIIFENLFDHMASKFSNYPLFLAIGIELMLALVIYLSCSFIDFGRSKLFKLLKINLLSEKIATGLTNLTKGIIK from the coding sequence TTGGAAAAAAGAAATATCAGTATCGATTTTATTAAAATAATTTCCATGTTTATGATTATTATTTTACATCTTTCTTATAAAGGTGGACTTATTAGCGGTGCAAAAATGAACAGTATTAATTACTACAGTTTTTATTTTATTCTTATTATTTGTTTCATTGCAGTTAACTTATTTGCTGCAGTCAGTGGCTATTTAATGATTCATTCTAAATGGAAACTAAAAAATTTAATTTCATTGTGGCTGACAGTTATTTTTTATTCATACCTTATACTTTTTATTGGAAAATTTATTTTAGGTTTCGATATAAATACAGCTCTGATCGTTGATTCTCTCTTCCCTATGTCACGTAATATTTATTGGTATTTCTCTGCTTACGTTGGCTTATATCTACTGATTCCTTTAATCAATTTAGGGATTAAAGGATTAACTAAACAGCAAATGAAAGTTGGACTCTTTATTATCTTTATTTTAGGGACTATTTCTACGATTTTCAAGTCAAATCCATTTGGCCTTGATCTTGGTTACAGTGCTCTTTGGTTAGCTTGTATGTATTTTGTTGGTGCTTATATTAGACTTCATATAGATACACATAACTTAAAAGTTTCATCGTTAATCATTAAGTATTTGTTTTCCATTTTTGCCCTATTTGGTGCTGTTCTTTTAACGTCTTATGCAAACGTTCATTTCTTTACACGAGCAAGAGATGTTACTTGGTTCATCAAATACGCTTCACCATTTGTCTATGTTAGCTCTATCTATTTCTTTTTATTAGCATTAAAAATTCCATTTAAAAATCCGAAAATAAATAAACTTATTTTATTTCTATCGCCCTTAACTTTTAGTGTTTATCTTTTGCATACACATCCGATTATTTTTGAAAATCTATTTGATCATATGGCTAGTAAATTTTCAAATTATCCTCTGTTCCTCGCTATTGGAATCGAACTAATGCTAGCTTTAGTTATTTACTTAAGTTGTTCCTTTATCGATTTTGGTCGAAGTAAACTTTTCAAGTTACTCAAAATAAATCTTTTATCAGAAAAAATAGCTACAGGTCTGACTAATTTAACTAAAGGTATCATCAAATAA
- the rho gene encoding transcription termination factor Rho has translation MRDYLTMGELENKTLKDIYAYAKEYKIPYYSQMNKKELSLAVIRAQAEKQGFFMMEGVLDIVSQDGYGFLRPINYTSSKEDIYISTSQIRRFGLRNGDKVAGKARPPKESERYYGLMHVETVNGKNPEEAKERPHFPALTALYPDEQIKLETHKTRLATRMIDIFAPVGFGQRGLIVAPPKAGKTSVIKEIANGISKNYPDVELIVLLIDERPEEVTDIERSVKGEVVSSTFDQKPENHTKVVELVLERALRLVEDKRDVVILMDSITKLARAYNLVIPPSGRTLSGGIDPAAFYKPKRFFGSARNIEEGGSLTILATALVDTGSRMDDVIYEEFKGTGNMELHLSRELSERRVFPAINIKRSGTRKEELLMAPGHLEEVWKLRRHMKGDSIELTNQFLTLLKKTDNNLSFYETFKDVSFTKK, from the coding sequence ATGCGCGACTATTTAACGATGGGCGAATTAGAAAATAAGACGCTTAAAGATATTTATGCTTATGCTAAGGAATATAAAATTCCTTATTATAGCCAAATGAATAAAAAAGAACTGTCTTTAGCTGTGATTCGTGCGCAAGCAGAGAAACAAGGCTTTTTCATGATGGAAGGAGTTCTTGATATTGTTTCTCAGGATGGATACGGTTTTTTAAGACCGATTAATTACACATCTAGTAAAGAAGATATTTATATTTCAACATCACAAATCAGACGATTTGGTTTAAGAAATGGAGATAAGGTCGCTGGTAAAGCACGTCCGCCAAAAGAATCAGAACGCTATTATGGTTTGATGCATGTGGAGACTGTTAATGGGAAAAATCCAGAAGAAGCAAAAGAACGTCCACATTTTCCTGCTTTGACAGCACTTTATCCAGATGAACAAATTAAATTAGAAACACATAAAACACGATTAGCAACAAGAATGATTGATATTTTTGCACCAGTTGGATTTGGCCAACGTGGATTAATTGTTGCTCCACCAAAAGCGGGTAAAACAAGTGTCATTAAAGAAATAGCTAACGGTATCAGCAAAAATTATCCAGATGTTGAATTGATCGTTCTTTTAATTGATGAAAGACCTGAAGAGGTAACAGATATTGAACGAAGTGTTAAGGGAGAAGTAGTTTCATCAACCTTTGATCAAAAACCAGAAAACCATACAAAAGTAGTAGAGTTAGTTTTAGAAAGAGCTTTACGTTTAGTTGAAGATAAACGTGATGTAGTTATTTTAATGGATAGTATCACTAAATTAGCCAGAGCATATAACTTAGTGATTCCACCAAGTGGAAGAACACTTAGTGGAGGGATTGACCCAGCTGCTTTTTATAAACCCAAACGTTTCTTTGGTTCTGCTCGAAATATTGAAGAAGGTGGAAGTTTAACTATTTTGGCGACTGCTCTTGTTGATACAGGTAGTCGGATGGATGATGTCATTTATGAAGAATTCAAAGGAACAGGTAACATGGAGTTACACTTATCGAGAGAACTGTCAGAAAGACGTGTCTTCCCAGCAATTAATATTAAACGTTCAGGAACAAGAAAAGAAGAACTTCTTATGGCGCCAGGTCATTTAGAAGAGGTTTGGAAATTACGCCGTCACATGAAAGGTGATTCAATTGAATTAACCAATCAATTCTTGACGTTATTGAAAAAAACAGATAATAATTTATCGTTTTATGAGACATTTAAAGATGTTTCTTTTACAAAAAAGTAA
- a CDS encoding helix-turn-helix transcriptional regulator codes for MIISSNIKKYRELKDMTQENLAEQMNISRQSISKWERGDALPSVENLIRLSELLDLSLDDLVLNQSEFPLPFDYGTFKSKWVYFGWMFMPIFFIVNGLFALSYAGEGWYYVIGGLLMGGLIQETAMVDLKRYYNYFTVTKTGIFYYSSKYYIPKPIKIILGVFGSRQVEFVSYKDIEEMQIYFGNNGFQGFNTTVSYRPRQYFYNRELFELRLTLKDGQTVHLNLDRAFFSDSLERRYFLAMFNYFKGQNVPLEDKYNVINSIEKEYSIIDEAYKLKEGF; via the coding sequence ATGATTATTTCAAGTAACATAAAAAAATACCGTGAACTAAAAGATATGACTCAAGAAAATTTAGCTGAGCAGATGAATATTTCAAGGCAATCAATTTCAAAGTGGGAAAGAGGAGACGCACTACCTAGTGTTGAAAATTTAATTAGGCTAAGTGAATTGCTAGATCTATCATTAGATGATTTAGTGCTCAATCAATCAGAGTTTCCTCTGCCTTTTGATTATGGAACATTTAAATCAAAATGGGTTTATTTTGGATGGATGTTCATGCCAATATTTTTTATAGTAAATGGTCTCTTTGCATTAAGTTATGCAGGTGAAGGATGGTACTATGTTATTGGTGGGCTTCTTATGGGAGGTTTGATTCAAGAAACTGCGATGGTTGATTTGAAACGTTACTATAATTATTTTACTGTAACTAAAACAGGTATCTTTTACTATTCGAGTAAATATTATATCCCTAAGCCAATTAAAATTATTTTAGGCGTGTTTGGTTCACGGCAAGTGGAGTTTGTCTCTTATAAAGATATAGAAGAGATGCAAATTTATTTTGGAAATAATGGTTTTCAAGGTTTCAATACAACAGTCTCTTATCGTCCAAGACAATATTTCTATAATCGAGAGCTCTTTGAGTTAAGGTTAACTTTAAAGGATGGACAAACAGTTCATTTGAATTTGGATAGAGCCTTCTTTTCTGATTCATTAGAGAGACGTTACTTTTTAGCGATGTTTAATTATTTTAAAGGGCAAAATGTTCCGTTAGAAGATAAATATAATGTTATTAATAGTATTGAAAAAGAGTATTCTATCATAGATGAAGCCTATAAACTAAAAGAAGGATTTTAG
- a CDS encoding LTA synthase family protein, whose amino-acid sequence MKDKWKVFIRTPWFGSLVSLLVVLVSNYYLQLAQNEWSFRLATKFAFSWHTEKFLLGALVLYVLNLFIVSISGSFIVGNLFYGIGILMLGIANAMKMSYRMEPIYPDDLKMVAEWTMLKDILGTPLFALFLIILISLFLWLVYSFYKSLKLSVNHQKLRVLTLLVTSLLLVYVSHFNQPNNLLKKAYDKTALWIPYSQKMNYYNTGFMGGFLFNLKVDGMEKPENYSKETIEKIINDYQIKADKSNEVKQEQKQPDVIYVMSESFSDPSKLDGIEVTPDPLKTYRHVASEGILRGQMLSQNYGGGTANIEFEALTGFSMALLNPQMTTPYTMMLPKRESFPSLVSTLKNQNYETTAIHPYNTSMYKRNDVYKTFGFDSFIDEKKMKHQDKLSKEGFISDESAFNEVLDVLEESDKPQFIHLVTMQTHMPYTNKYAKSDYEISDFKDDTNLSNYAQDIAYTSKALEKFIEKTKKNDRPVLLVFWGDHLPSIYPDSIIKKNQKEVTHLTEYFVYDSQDQTPGMNQIISPFYFPSVVTQTKGIKTTAFSELLREMHEFLPAFEQEMYYYNQKWQKDVSLPKKEQRIWDEYQLIQYDIVSGENYSQKMFKN is encoded by the coding sequence ATGAAAGATAAATGGAAAGTATTCATAAGAACACCTTGGTTTGGAAGTTTAGTTAGTTTACTCGTTGTTTTAGTTAGTAATTATTATTTACAGTTAGCACAAAATGAATGGTCTTTTCGTTTAGCAACAAAATTTGCTTTTTCATGGCATACTGAAAAGTTTTTATTAGGTGCTCTTGTTTTATACGTTCTGAACCTATTCATCGTGTCGATATCAGGTTCTTTTATTGTAGGAAATCTTTTTTATGGTATTGGCATCTTAATGCTTGGCATAGCAAATGCGATGAAGATGAGTTACCGAATGGAACCTATTTATCCAGATGATTTAAAAATGGTTGCGGAATGGACAATGTTGAAAGATATTTTAGGCACACCATTATTTGCTTTATTTTTAATTATCTTAATCTCTCTTTTTCTGTGGCTAGTTTATTCGTTTTACAAGTCACTTAAATTATCGGTTAATCATCAAAAATTAAGAGTGCTTACGTTACTAGTAACATCTCTATTATTGGTGTATGTTAGTCATTTTAATCAACCTAATAATTTATTGAAAAAGGCTTATGATAAAACAGCTTTATGGATTCCCTATAGTCAGAAAATGAATTATTACAATACTGGATTTATGGGAGGATTTCTATTTAATTTAAAGGTAGATGGAATGGAAAAACCTGAAAACTATTCAAAAGAAACAATTGAAAAAATTATCAATGATTATCAAATAAAAGCAGATAAAAGTAATGAAGTTAAGCAGGAGCAAAAGCAACCAGATGTGATTTATGTGATGTCAGAAAGTTTTTCAGATCCTTCAAAATTAGATGGGATAGAAGTAACGCCTGATCCACTTAAAACATATCGTCATGTAGCAAGTGAAGGAATATTAAGAGGTCAAATGTTATCACAAAATTACGGCGGTGGTACAGCTAACATTGAATTTGAAGCATTAACTGGCTTTTCTATGGCTCTTTTGAATCCTCAAATGACAACTCCTTACACAATGATGTTACCAAAAAGAGAGAGTTTCCCATCCCTTGTTTCAACTTTGAAAAATCAAAATTATGAAACAACTGCGATCCATCCTTATAACACATCAATGTATAAAAGAAATGATGTTTATAAAACGTTTGGTTTTGATTCGTTTATTGATGAGAAGAAAATGAAACATCAGGATAAGTTATCTAAAGAAGGATTTATCTCTGATGAATCTGCCTTTAATGAAGTACTTGATGTGTTAGAAGAATCGGACAAACCACAGTTTATTCATTTAGTAACGATGCAAACACATATGCCATATACTAACAAGTATGCTAAATCAGATTATGAAATAAGTGATTTTAAAGATGATACTAATCTTTCTAATTACGCACAAGATATTGCCTATACGTCAAAGGCATTAGAAAAATTTATCGAAAAAACAAAAAAAAATGACCGACCTGTCTTACTTGTTTTTTGGGGAGACCACTTACCATCTATTTACCCAGATTCAATTATCAAGAAGAATCAGAAGGAAGTGACTCATTTAACAGAGTATTTTGTTTATGATAGCCAAGATCAAACTCCAGGAATGAATCAAATAATTAGTCCTTTTTATTTTCCGAGTGTCGTCACTCAGACAAAAGGAATTAAAACGACAGCTTTTTCTGAATTATTAAGAGAAATGCATGAATTTCTTCCAGCTTTTGAGCAAGAAATGTATTATTATAATCAAAAGTGGCAAAAAGATGTTTCTCTACCTAAAAAGGAACAAAGAATTTGGGATGAGTATCAATTAATTCAATATGATATTGTTTCAGGAGAAAATTACAGTCAAAAAATGTTTAAAAATTAA
- a CDS encoding cation-translocating P-type ATPase yields MADERKQQLNDAFYTEEVSSVLDKMETTLDGLSTSEVNKRLEDYGHNQLDEGKKKSWLSKFGDQFKDFMIIILLVAAVLSFAMGDRVEAIMIIVVVMIMAIFGVIQEAKAEEAIEALKDMSTPNANVKRDKTTKVIKSNELVPGDIVLLEAGDVIPADMRLIEAASLKIEEAALTGESVPVEKDISVLTNEDIGIGDRINMAYMNSNVTYGRGIGVVIGTGMHTEVGKIANMLAQADETNTPLKENLNKLGKVLSIVILAICVIMFGIGMLRGGTSWIDMLLTSVSLAVAAIPEGLPAIVTIILALGTQKMAKRNALVRKLPAVETLGSTDIICSDKTGTLTLNQMTVEEVFSNNETIEAEETIALDNQTLKIMTFCNDTKISDDGTLIGDPTETALVKYGMDHGLNVADALGKEPRVAEIPFDSDRKLMTTVHKQLDGKFLIAVKGAPDELLKRCSFYDVNGEIKPMTKKQQDLILSNNTNMAKQALRVLAMAYQVAESAPVTLESESVERELIFSGLIGMIDPERKEAADAVKVAKGAGIRPVMITGDHRDTAEAIAVRLGIINEGQHDAVITGGELNEMSDEELANRIEQYSVYARVSPEHKVRIVKAWQQDGKVVAMTGDGVNDAPALKTADIGIGMGITGTEVSKGASDMVLADDNFSTIVIAVEEGRKVFSNIQKTVQYLLAANLGEVLTLFIATMMGWDTLLPVHLLWINVVTDTFPAIALGLEPAEKGVMNLKPRGRSSDLFSGGVLSSIVYQGILEAGITLGVYLFAISHPVHSGYDAIHADALTMSYATLGLIQLFHAFNVKSVHDSLFKVGAFRNKTFNYAVLLSFALLAATIVVPGFNDVFRVENLDIYQWLLVFGASFSIIPIVEIVKFVQRKTLYK; encoded by the coding sequence ATGGCAGATGAAAGGAAACAACAGTTGAATGACGCTTTTTACACAGAAGAAGTTTCAAGCGTACTCGACAAAATGGAGACAACACTTGATGGTCTTTCAACAAGTGAAGTCAACAAGCGTTTAGAAGATTATGGACATAATCAACTTGACGAAGGAAAGAAAAAAAGTTGGCTAAGTAAATTCGGAGATCAATTTAAAGATTTCATGATTATTATTTTACTTGTGGCTGCTGTTTTATCTTTTGCTATGGGAGATAGAGTGGAAGCAATTATGATTATTGTCGTAGTCATGATTATGGCTATTTTTGGTGTGATTCAAGAAGCTAAAGCAGAAGAAGCAATTGAAGCATTAAAAGATATGTCAACACCAAATGCAAATGTTAAACGGGACAAGACAACTAAAGTAATCAAAAGTAACGAACTAGTTCCTGGTGATATTGTTTTACTTGAAGCAGGAGACGTTATCCCTGCCGATATGAGGTTAATTGAAGCAGCTTCCCTAAAAATAGAAGAAGCAGCCTTAACAGGTGAATCCGTACCAGTTGAAAAAGATATTAGTGTTTTAACGAATGAAGATATCGGCATTGGTGACAGAATCAATATGGCCTATATGAACAGTAATGTGACTTATGGTCGTGGTATTGGTGTCGTTATCGGAACAGGAATGCACACTGAGGTTGGTAAAATTGCTAACATGTTAGCTCAAGCTGACGAAACAAATACGCCTCTAAAAGAAAACTTAAATAAACTTGGTAAAGTTTTATCAATTGTTATTTTAGCAATCTGTGTCATCATGTTTGGTATTGGTATGTTACGTGGTGGAACAAGTTGGATTGATATGTTATTAACATCAGTCTCATTAGCAGTAGCAGCTATTCCAGAAGGATTACCAGCAATCGTAACGATTATTTTAGCTTTAGGTACTCAAAAAATGGCAAAAAGAAATGCCCTTGTTCGTAAGTTGCCAGCTGTTGAAACGTTAGGTAGTACTGATATCATTTGTTCTGATAAAACTGGTACATTGACATTAAACCAAATGACAGTAGAGGAAGTTTTCTCTAACAATGAAACAATTGAAGCAGAAGAGACTATTGCTTTAGACAATCAAACATTAAAAATTATGACTTTCTGTAATGATACTAAAATTTCTGATGATGGGACTTTAATTGGGGATCCAACAGAGACTGCCTTAGTTAAATATGGAATGGACCATGGTCTTAACGTCGCTGATGCTTTAGGAAAAGAGCCTCGTGTGGCTGAAATTCCTTTTGATTCTGACCGTAAATTAATGACGACTGTCCACAAACAACTGGATGGTAAGTTTTTAATTGCTGTCAAAGGAGCTCCAGATGAGTTATTAAAACGTTGTTCATTCTATGATGTAAATGGTGAAATTAAACCAATGACAAAAAAACAACAAGATTTAATTTTATCAAATAATACAAACATGGCTAAACAAGCGTTACGTGTATTGGCGATGGCTTATCAAGTAGCAGAATCAGCGCCTGTTACGTTAGAATCTGAATCAGTAGAACGTGAATTAATCTTCTCTGGCTTAATCGGAATGATTGACCCTGAAAGAAAAGAAGCAGCTGACGCAGTTAAAGTTGCTAAAGGTGCAGGAATTCGTCCTGTTATGATTACAGGAGACCATAGAGATACAGCAGAAGCAATTGCGGTTCGTCTTGGTATCATTAATGAAGGCCAACATGATGCAGTTATTACTGGTGGTGAATTAAATGAGATGAGTGACGAAGAATTAGCTAATCGCATTGAACAATATTCAGTTTATGCTCGTGTTTCTCCAGAACATAAAGTTAGAATCGTTAAAGCTTGGCAACAAGATGGTAAAGTGGTTGCGATGACAGGAGATGGCGTTAATGACGCTCCAGCACTTAAAACAGCTGATATTGGTATTGGAATGGGAATCACAGGAACAGAAGTATCTAAAGGAGCCAGTGATATGGTTCTTGCAGATGATAACTTCTCAACGATTGTTATTGCTGTTGAAGAAGGTCGTAAGGTATTCTCTAATATTCAAAAAACAGTTCAATATTTACTTGCAGCCAATTTAGGTGAAGTCTTAACTTTATTTATTGCAACAATGATGGGATGGGATACATTATTACCAGTTCATTTACTATGGATTAACGTAGTAACAGATACATTCCCAGCAATTGCTTTAGGTCTAGAACCAGCTGAAAAAGGCGTTATGAACTTAAAACCAAGAGGAAGAAGTTCTGATTTATTCTCAGGTGGTGTTTTAAGTAGTATTGTTTATCAAGGTATTTTAGAAGCTGGTATTACGTTAGGCGTTTATCTATTCGCTATTTCTCATCCAGTTCATTCTGGCTATGATGCGATTCATGCAGATGCGTTAACGATGTCTTATGCTACTCTTGGTTTAATTCAGCTATTCCATGCCTTTAATGTGAAGTCAGTTCATGATTCCTTATTTAAAGTGGGAGCCTTTAGAAATAAAACATTTAACTATGCAGTTCTTTTATCATTTGCTTTATTAGCTGCAACAATTGTTGTTCCAGGATTCAATGATGTCTTTAGAGTAGAAAACTTAGATATTTATCAATGGTTACTTGTCTTTGGAGCTTCATTCTCTATTATTCCAATTGTTGAAATAGTTAAATTTGTTCAACGAAAAACTCTTTATAAATAA
- a CDS encoding tRNA 2-thiocytidine biosynthesis TtcA family protein, which translates to MSFSKKENRTYYNPMMKAIGRYNLIEPGEKVAVGMSGGKDSTSLFVMLDTLSKQKRLGFEFEVVPISLDLGFDMDITPMKELVESKGYELDIVQTDIAKVVFDIREEKNPCSLCAKMRRGYLYSRARELGCQKVALGHHLDDAIETYFMNFLFHGRMESFEPMTYLTQTEVSIIRPMIYLEEKSIIRFCQKKELPVIFNPCPVDKKTKREEMKRLIKGLSVDYPLVKQRFIQGMEQETKENEWKIEKNL; encoded by the coding sequence ATGTCATTTAGTAAAAAAGAAAATCGAACATATTATAATCCAATGATGAAAGCTATTGGTCGTTACAATCTAATCGAACCAGGTGAGAAAGTTGCTGTTGGAATGAGCGGTGGTAAAGACAGTACAAGTCTTTTTGTTATGTTGGATACTTTATCTAAGCAAAAGAGACTTGGTTTTGAGTTTGAGGTCGTTCCAATTTCTCTCGATTTAGGATTTGATATGGATATTACACCAATGAAAGAACTAGTTGAATCAAAAGGATATGAACTCGATATTGTTCAAACAGATATTGCAAAAGTTGTTTTTGATATTCGTGAAGAGAAAAATCCTTGTTCTTTATGTGCCAAAATGAGACGAGGGTATTTGTACTCAAGAGCAAGAGAGTTAGGTTGTCAAAAAGTTGCTTTAGGACATCATTTAGATGATGCAATTGAAACATACTTCATGAATTTTTTATTCCACGGTAGAATGGAAAGTTTTGAACCAATGACATATTTAACCCAAACAGAGGTTTCAATTATTCGCCCGATGATTTATTTAGAAGAAAAATCAATTATTCGTTTTTGTCAGAAAAAAGAACTACCAGTTATATTTAATCCTTGTCCTGTTGATAAGAAAACGAAAAGAGAAGAGATGAAGCGACTTATTAAAGGTCTATCTGTTGATTATCCACTAGTTAAACAACGCTTTATTCAAGGGATGGAGCAAGAAACAAAAGAAAATGAATGGAAAATTGAAAAAAATTTGTAA
- a CDS encoding alpha/beta hydrolase family protein: protein MKKVLISIGATLVLLVTIFLMGNHYNFKEEQLTVQTSKNELSVFLATPKQKKIKGTVFFIHGDGGQNATQDGGYKPIMETLAEKGYASVSWDKPGVGGSSGNWLKQSMEERADEASEVIDWMKKNKPELMNKVGLWGASQAGWVIPKIDNNRQDISFSMLVAPGVNWRTQSEYFTVNQAKKEGKSNDEIKKIVKDFRKDSDLIVKNKNYQTYQKASGTSEMTDDRFEFVKKNMELDSSDDLRKMKGHVYLILGEKDENVDSIATKKAYEENISSNLLQVKTIKNAEHRMINPTIANSEALTTLTAIMIPKYYLVSPEYLDYSANILNAE, encoded by the coding sequence ATGAAAAAAGTATTAATTAGTATTGGAGCTACTCTAGTATTACTCGTTACAATATTTCTAATGGGAAACCATTACAATTTCAAAGAAGAACAACTAACTGTACAGACCTCTAAAAATGAATTGTCTGTATTTTTAGCAACACCAAAACAGAAAAAAATCAAAGGCACAGTCTTTTTTATTCACGGAGATGGGGGCCAAAATGCCACACAAGATGGGGGGTATAAGCCAATTATGGAAACTCTTGCAGAAAAAGGATACGCATCAGTTTCTTGGGACAAGCCTGGTGTCGGAGGTTCATCTGGTAATTGGTTAAAACAATCTATGGAAGAAAGAGCTGATGAAGCTAGCGAAGTCATTGACTGGATGAAAAAAAATAAACCCGAATTAATGAATAAGGTTGGGCTTTGGGGTGCTAGTCAAGCTGGTTGGGTAATTCCTAAAATTGATAACAATAGACAAGATATTTCTTTTTCTATGTTAGTGGCTCCAGGAGTCAACTGGCGTACTCAAAGTGAATATTTTACCGTCAATCAAGCAAAAAAAGAAGGTAAATCTAATGATGAAATAAAAAAAATCGTTAAAGATTTTAGAAAAGATAGTGATTTGATTGTCAAAAATAAAAACTATCAAACTTATCAAAAAGCTAGTGGTACATCTGAAATGACTGATGACCGTTTTGAATTCGTAAAGAAAAATATGGAGCTTGATTCATCTGATGACTTAAGAAAAATGAAAGGTCACGTTTATCTTATTTTAGGTGAAAAAGATGAAAATGTTGATTCTATTGCAACTAAAAAAGCCTATGAAGAAAATATTTCAAGTAATTTATTGCAAGTCAAAACAATAAAAAATGCAGAACATCGAATGATTAACCCAACTATTGCAAATTCAGAAGCTTTAACAACTCTAACAGCTATTATGATTCCAAAGTACTACCTTGTAAGCCCAGAATATCTAGACTATTCCGCTAACATTTTAAATGCCGAATAA
- the nadE gene encoding ammonia-dependent NAD(+) synthetase has translation MRQLQKEIISKLNVQPMIQPKEELRTRVDFIKDYLKKYPFIESLVLGISGGQDSTLAGRIAQIAINEMREETGNEAYQFIAVRLPYGEQNDEEDAKKALEFIQADRTFVVNIKSSVDSLVNEFKENSNLTIDDFNKGNIKARIRMVTQYGIAGEFKGAVLGTDHAAENVTGFFTKFGDGAADILPLSGLNKRQGRQLLQVLGADESLYLKVPTADLEEDKPMVADEVALGVTYEAIDDYLEGKEVSETQAKTIEGWYLKTQHKRHLPITKDDTFWK, from the coding sequence GTGCGTCAATTACAAAAAGAAATAATAAGTAAATTAAATGTGCAACCGATGATTCAGCCAAAAGAAGAGCTTAGAACTCGAGTTGACTTTATTAAGGACTATTTAAAAAAATATCCTTTTATTGAATCTCTCGTTCTAGGAATTAGCGGTGGACAAGATTCTACATTAGCTGGAAGAATTGCTCAAATAGCGATTAATGAGATGAGGGAAGAAACAGGCAATGAAGCTTATCAATTCATTGCTGTTCGACTACCTTACGGAGAACAAAATGATGAAGAGGATGCTAAAAAAGCATTAGAATTTATCCAAGCTGATAGAACATTTGTCGTTAACATCAAATCAAGTGTAGATAGTTTGGTAAATGAGTTCAAAGAGAATTCGAATTTAACAATTGATGACTTCAACAAAGGCAATATCAAAGCAAGAATACGAATGGTGACTCAGTACGGAATTGCTGGTGAATTTAAAGGAGCTGTTTTAGGGACTGATCATGCAGCTGAAAATGTAACAGGCTTCTTTACCAAATTCGGTGATGGAGCAGCTGACATACTTCCTTTATCTGGATTAAACAAACGTCAAGGAAGACAATTACTTCAAGTTTTAGGAGCGGACGAGTCACTTTACTTAAAAGTTCCTACTGCTGATTTAGAGGAAGATAAACCAATGGTGGCTGATGAAGTGGCGCTGGGAGTAACTTATGAAGCGATTGATGATTACCTAGAAGGAAAAGAAGTTTCAGAAACTCAAGCTAAAACTATTGAAGGTTGGTATTTAAAAACACAACATAAACGTCATTTACCTATTACTAAAGATGATACGTTTTGGAAGTAA